In the Pirellulales bacterium genome, one interval contains:
- a CDS encoding sugar ABC transporter ATP-binding protein, with product MTSTAHSAPPLVEAAGISKSFPGVRALQQVGLRLDRGETLCVVGENGAGKSTLMKILGGVYTPDAGEILLDGSPVEIGTVEAAQRLGITLIHQELNLAESLDVAGNLFLGREPRWGGPLGLIRRSIYSDAVAVIERLGLDCSPQTPVSRLSIGQQQLVEIARAVSLKSRVLIMDEPTSSLTQRETDRLFEVIRDLKHDGVSILYISHRLAEVRAIADRVTVLRDGRNAGELTRDEISHDAIVRLMVGRDVKQFFHRAPCGAGVPPALASGLGVPPVVAQAGRLHHKPVFEARGLVVEPAQRRPIDFAIHGGEIVGMAGLMGAGRTELAEAIFGVRPLLGGTIAVDGKLVRTRSPADAIAAGVFLVPEDRRSQGLLLAMSVKENISLPSLDRLNHWGLVARRAERELADTMRQRLNIRTPHVEQRSGLLSGGNQQKIVIAKWLARACRLLILDEPTRGIDVGAKAEIYALMRELADQGLGVLMISSDLEEVLGVSDRVLVMHQGQLAGGLGRELMTEEAIMQLATGGESRE from the coding sequence GTGACGAGCACGGCCCACAGTGCCCCGCCGCTGGTTGAGGCGGCCGGCATCTCCAAATCGTTTCCCGGCGTCCGCGCCTTGCAGCAGGTCGGCCTGCGTCTGGACCGCGGCGAAACACTGTGCGTCGTGGGCGAGAACGGCGCCGGCAAATCGACGTTGATGAAGATCCTGGGCGGAGTTTATACGCCCGACGCCGGCGAAATCTTGCTCGACGGCAGCCCCGTCGAAATCGGCACGGTCGAAGCCGCCCAGCGGCTGGGCATCACGCTGATCCATCAAGAACTGAACCTGGCCGAGAGCCTGGACGTGGCGGGCAATTTGTTCCTGGGCCGCGAGCCGCGTTGGGGCGGACCGCTGGGGTTGATCCGCCGCAGCATCTACTCCGACGCGGTGGCCGTGATCGAACGGCTGGGACTCGATTGTTCGCCGCAGACGCCCGTCTCGCGTTTGTCGATCGGGCAGCAGCAGCTTGTCGAGATCGCACGGGCGGTTTCCTTGAAAAGCCGCGTGCTGATCATGGACGAACCGACCAGCAGCCTGACGCAGCGCGAGACCGACCGTTTGTTCGAGGTGATTCGTGACTTGAAACACGACGGCGTGAGCATTCTATACATTTCGCACCGGCTGGCCGAGGTGCGGGCGATTGCCGATCGCGTGACGGTGCTGCGCGACGGCCGCAACGCGGGCGAGCTGACGCGCGACGAAATCTCGCACGACGCCATCGTGCGGTTGATGGTCGGCCGCGACGTCAAGCAGTTCTTTCATCGCGCCCCTTGTGGTGCAGGCGTCCCGCCTGCTCTTGCTTCAGGTTTAGGCGTCCCGCCTGTCGTCGCGCAGGCGGGACGCCTACACCACAAGCCGGTGTTTGAAGCCCGTGGACTTGTCGTCGAACCGGCGCAGCGGCGGCCGATCGACTTTGCGATTCACGGCGGCGAGATCGTAGGCATGGCGGGCCTGATGGGCGCCGGACGCACGGAACTGGCCGAAGCGATCTTCGGCGTTCGTCCGTTGCTGGGCGGTACGATCGCCGTGGATGGCAAGCTCGTTCGCACGCGCTCGCCCGCCGACGCGATTGCGGCCGGAGTGTTCCTCGTACCGGAAGACCGCCGCAGCCAGGGTCTGCTGTTGGCGATGAGCGTCAAAGAGAATATCAGCCTCCCCTCACTGGACCGCCTGAATCATTGGGGCCTGGTGGCGCGACGCGCCGAGCGCGAGCTGGCCGATACGATGCGCCAGCGGCTGAACATCCGCACGCCGCACGTCGAGCAGCGGTCGGGCTTGCTGAGCGGCGGAAACCAGCAGAAGATCGTGATCGCCAAATGGCTGGCGCGTGCCTGCCGGCTGCTGATTCTCGACGAACCGACGCGCGGCATCGACGTGGGCGCCAAAGCCGAGATTTACGCCTTGATGCGCGAGCTGGCCGACCAAGGCCTCGGCGTGCTGATGATCTCCAGCGACCTGGAGGAGGTTCTGGGCGTCAGCGACCGCGTGCTCGTCATGCACCAGGGCCAGCTGGCGGGCGGACTGGGCCGAGAACTTATGACCGAAGAAGCGATCATGCAGCTTGCCACCGGAGGCGAATCTCGCGAATGA
- a CDS encoding sugar-binding protein: MRRCTYLFLILTAGTLGCSGNSATSSGKPANSPTGPATATASQTPSVAFVTNNPYEFWTIAKKGTEKAAKDLNVTVEFRMPPQGSAAEQRQIIEDLLVQGVQGIAISPIDPANQAEFLDEVAEKVPLITQDSDLPAGSKRLCFLGTNNYEAGKAAGRLVEEALPDGGRLAIFVGSMDAQNAIDRRQGVLDELAGKEHAEGPELGRFTLIDTFTDDAKQEVCKNKAEDALVQHGKDPESLCLVGLWAYNPPALLAAVKDQGLAGKVKLVGFDENEETLEGIKEGQIFGTIVQQPFEFGYQAVKMLNSLAQGDKSVVPAGGELFIDYKVIKCDNVEAFHDELRRLKE, translated from the coding sequence ATGCGACGATGCACGTATCTGTTCCTTATTCTGACCGCCGGCACGCTTGGCTGCTCAGGCAACAGCGCCACCAGCTCAGGCAAACCGGCAAATTCACCCACCGGCCCGGCAACAGCGACGGCGAGCCAAACGCCCAGCGTGGCCTTCGTCACCAACAATCCTTACGAATTCTGGACCATTGCCAAGAAGGGAACCGAGAAGGCGGCCAAGGATCTGAACGTGACGGTCGAGTTTCGCATGCCGCCGCAAGGCTCGGCCGCCGAGCAACGCCAGATCATTGAAGATTTGTTGGTGCAGGGCGTTCAAGGCATCGCCATCAGCCCGATCGATCCCGCGAACCAGGCCGAGTTTCTCGACGAAGTGGCCGAAAAGGTGCCGCTCATCACGCAGGACAGCGATTTGCCCGCGGGGAGCAAGCGGCTCTGCTTTTTGGGCACCAACAACTACGAGGCCGGCAAGGCCGCCGGCCGGTTGGTCGAAGAGGCCCTGCCCGACGGCGGACGCCTGGCGATTTTCGTCGGCAGCATGGACGCCCAGAACGCCATCGACCGCCGCCAAGGTGTGCTCGACGAGCTGGCCGGAAAGGAGCATGCCGAGGGTCCGGAGCTGGGCAGATTTACGCTGATCGACACCTTCACCGACGACGCCAAGCAAGAAGTCTGCAAGAATAAGGCGGAAGACGCCCTGGTGCAGCATGGCAAGGATCCGGAAAGTCTCTGCCTGGTCGGCTTGTGGGCCTACAATCCGCCGGCCCTGCTGGCCGCCGTCAAAGACCAGGGGCTGGCGGGCAAGGTCAAGCTGGTCGGATTCGACGAGAACGAAGAGACGCTGGAAGGAATCAAAGAGGGCCAAATCTTCGGCACCATCGTGCAGCAGCCGTTCGAGTTCGGATATCAGGCCGTCAAGATGCTCAACAGCCTGGCGCAGGGCGACAAGTCGGTCGTGCCCGCCGGTGGGGAATTGTTCATCGACTATAAGGTCATCAAGTGCGACAACGTCGAAGCGTTCCACGACGAGCTGCGGCGGCTGAAAGAATAG